Proteins encoded together in one Roseibacterium elongatum DSM 19469 window:
- the infB gene encoding translation initiation factor IF-2, giving the protein MSDQDGKKPLGLSGGARSGRVNQSFSRGRTKSVVVETKRKRVVVPKPGQQSAAAQNAEGNKGRKTVNDAELERRLKALQAAKAREAEEEERRKREEKEREEERARRRAEAEAKEREEREREEALRAKEEEEKRRREEAESRKSAPAEPAAPAPAAAPQADKQPRGGANKPAPQPARRKEDDDRGGRGKGGDRGGRRSGKLTVNQALAGGEGGRQRSLAAMKRKQERARQKAMGGTESREKVVRDVQVPETIVVSELANRMAERAADVVKSLMQMGMMVTQNQSIDADTAELIVEEFGHKIVRVSDADVEDVIDQVEDKTEDLQPRPPVITIMGHVDHGKTSLLDKIRQANVVSGEAGGITQHIGAYQVTTESGAVLTFLDTPGHAAFTSMRARGAQVTDIVVLVVAADDQVMPQTVEAINHAKAANVPMIVAINKVDKPAADIQKVRTDLLQHEVIVEALSGDVQDVEVSAKTGQGLPELLEAIALQAEILELKANPDRPAEGAVIEAQLDVGRGPVATVLVQKGTLRQGDVFVVGEQWGKVRALMNDKGDRVTDAGPSVPVEVLGLNGTPEAGDVLNVVETEAQAREIAEYREQAAKDKRAAAGAATTLDQLLAKAKADENVAELPIVVKADVQGSAEAIVQALEKIGNDEVRVRVIHYGVGAITESDIGLAEASGTPVIGFNVRANAPARNAANQKGVEIRYYSVIYDLVDDVKAAASGLLGAEIRENFIGYAQIKETFRVSGVGNVAGCLVTEGVARRSAGVRLLRDDVVIHEGTLKTLKRFKDEVKEVQSGQECGMAFENYDDIRQGDVIEIFEREEVERTLA; this is encoded by the coding sequence ATGAGCGATCAGGACGGAAAAAAACCCCTTGGCCTTTCGGGCGGTGCGCGCTCGGGCCGCGTGAACCAGAGCTTCTCGCGGGGGCGCACGAAAAGCGTGGTCGTCGAGACCAAGCGCAAGCGTGTTGTTGTGCCCAAGCCGGGCCAGCAGAGCGCTGCAGCGCAGAATGCCGAGGGAAACAAGGGCCGCAAGACCGTCAACGACGCCGAACTCGAGCGCCGTCTGAAGGCGCTGCAGGCCGCCAAGGCCCGCGAAGCCGAGGAAGAAGAGCGTCGCAAGCGCGAAGAAAAGGAACGCGAAGAGGAACGCGCCCGTCGCCGCGCTGAGGCCGAGGCCAAGGAGCGCGAAGAGCGCGAGCGCGAGGAAGCCCTGCGCGCCAAGGAAGAAGAAGAGAAGCGGCGGCGTGAAGAGGCCGAGTCGCGCAAGAGCGCGCCGGCAGAGCCTGCCGCGCCCGCGCCGGCAGCCGCCCCTCAGGCCGACAAGCAACCGCGCGGCGGTGCCAACAAACCTGCCCCGCAGCCCGCGCGCCGCAAGGAAGACGACGATCGCGGCGGTCGTGGCAAGGGTGGCGACCGCGGTGGCCGCCGCTCGGGCAAGCTGACCGTCAATCAGGCCCTGGCCGGCGGTGAAGGCGGGCGTCAGCGCAGCCTCGCCGCCATGAAGCGCAAACAGGAACGCGCCCGCCAAAAGGCGATGGGTGGGACCGAGTCGCGCGAAAAGGTCGTGCGCGACGTTCAGGTGCCCGAGACGATCGTGGTATCGGAATTGGCCAACCGCATGGCTGAACGGGCCGCCGATGTGGTCAAGTCGCTCATGCAAATGGGCATGATGGTCACGCAGAATCAGTCGATCGATGCCGACACCGCGGAACTGATCGTCGAAGAATTCGGCCACAAGATCGTTCGCGTGTCCGATGCCGACGTCGAAGACGTGATCGACCAGGTCGAGGACAAAACCGAAGATCTTCAGCCACGCCCGCCGGTCATCACGATCATGGGCCATGTCGATCACGGTAAGACCTCGCTTCTCGACAAGATCCGTCAGGCCAATGTAGTGTCTGGCGAGGCCGGGGGCATCACCCAGCATATCGGCGCCTATCAGGTAACGACCGAATCGGGCGCGGTTCTGACGTTCCTCGATACGCCGGGCCACGCCGCGTTCACGTCGATGCGGGCCCGCGGGGCACAGGTGACGGATATCGTCGTGCTCGTGGTTGCCGCCGATGACCAGGTCATGCCGCAGACGGTCGAGGCCATCAATCACGCCAAGGCCGCCAACGTGCCGATGATCGTGGCGATCAATAAGGTCGACAAGCCGGCGGCCGATATTCAGAAGGTGCGCACCGACCTGCTGCAACACGAGGTGATCGTCGAGGCGCTGTCAGGCGACGTGCAGGATGTCGAAGTGTCGGCAAAGACCGGGCAAGGCCTGCCTGAGTTGCTGGAAGCCATTGCGCTTCAGGCCGAGATCCTTGAACTCAAGGCCAACCCGGACCGTCCCGCAGAGGGCGCCGTGATCGAAGCACAGCTGGACGTGGGCCGCGGCCCCGTGGCAACCGTGCTGGTTCAGAAAGGCACGCTGCGCCAGGGCGATGTGTTTGTCGTCGGCGAACAGTGGGGCAAGGTCCGCGCCTTGATGAACGACAAGGGCGACCGCGTGACGGACGCTGGCCCATCCGTGCCGGTCGAGGTCCTTGGCCTGAATGGCACGCCCGAGGCCGGTGACGTTCTGAACGTCGTTGAAACCGAGGCTCAGGCCCGTGAAATCGCGGAGTACCGCGAACAGGCCGCCAAGGACAAACGCGCCGCTGCCGGTGCCGCAACCACGCTGGATCAGCTGCTGGCCAAGGCCAAGGCCGACGAAAACGTCGCCGAACTGCCCATCGTGGTGAAGGCCGATGTTCAGGGCTCGGCCGAGGCGATCGTTCAGGCGTTGGAAAAGATCGGCAACGACGAAGTGCGGGTGCGCGTCATCCACTACGGCGTGGGCGCCATCACCGAAAGCGATATCGGTCTGGCCGAGGCATCGGGCACGCCGGTCATCGGTTTCAACGTCCGTGCCAATGCACCGGCCCGGAACGCCGCCAACCAGAAGGGCGTCGAGATCCGGTATTACTCGGTGATCTACGACCTTGTTGACGATGTGAAGGCAGCTGCGTCCGGCCTGTTGGGGGCCGAGATTCGCGAGAACTTCATCGGCTATGCCCAGATCAAGGAAACCTTCCGCGTCTCTGGCGTTGGCAATGTCGCCGGCTGTCTCGTTACCGAAGGTGTCGCGCGCCGCTCGGCCGGTGTGCGCCTGCTCCGCGACGATGTGGTGATCCACGAGGGCACTCTGAAGACGCTCAAGCGCTTCAAGGACGAGGTCAAAGAGGTCCAATCCGGCCAGGAATGCGGCATGGCCTTCGAAAATTACGATGACATTCGCCAAGGCGACGTGATCGAGATTTTCGAGCGCGAAGAAGTCGAGCGCACGCTGGCCTGA
- a CDS encoding RNA-binding protein has protein sequence MSRGGRKKDTDGPERRCIVTGETAPKAGLIRFVVGPDGQVAPDLLEKLPGRGIWVSADRAALEKAVSKNLFARAARQQVRVPDGLIDGIEAGLARRLTDLIALSRKAGDAVAGFEKVKDWLATKKVAVLLQASDGSERGKSKLWTPTGARYFSVLTARELGLAFGRQSVIHGALAAGGLAPRVVEGAAKLQGLRKADGGVTAEKDERNA, from the coding sequence ATGTCTCGCGGTGGCCGAAAAAAGGACACGGACGGCCCGGAACGGCGCTGTATCGTCACCGGGGAAACGGCGCCGAAGGCCGGCTTGATCCGCTTTGTCGTGGGGCCCGATGGACAGGTTGCCCCCGACCTGCTGGAAAAGCTGCCGGGGCGCGGCATCTGGGTCAGCGCCGATCGCGCCGCCTTGGAAAAGGCGGTGTCGAAGAACCTGTTTGCACGCGCAGCACGGCAACAGGTCCGCGTACCCGACGGGTTGATCGACGGCATCGAGGCCGGGCTGGCCCGCCGCCTGACCGACCTGATCGCCCTCAGCCGAAAGGCGGGCGATGCCGTCGCCGGGTTCGAAAAGGTCAAGGACTGGCTGGCCACGAAAAAGGTCGCCGTCCTGCTTCAGGCCAGCGACGGGTCTGAGCGTGGAAAAAGCAAACTCTGGACGCCGACCGGCGCCCGGTACTTCAGCGTCCTGACCGCCCGGGAATTGGGTTTGGCATTCGGACGCCAAAGTGTGATACATGGCGCGCTTGCCGCTGGTGGTCTGGCCCCTCGTGTAGTAGAGGGTGCCGCGAAACTACAGGGACTGCGCAAGGCAGACGGCGGAGTGACCGCCGAGAAGGACGAACGGAACGCATGA
- the nusA gene encoding transcription termination factor NusA, with protein MAITSANQLELLQTAEAVAREKMIDPGLVIEAMEESLARAAKSRYGAELDIRVSIDRKTGKATFTRVRTVVEDDEVENEKAELTVEQARPYLDDPKVGDVIVDEVPPVDMGRIAAQSAKQVILQKVREAERDRQYEEFKDRAGTIINGTVKREEYGNVIVDIGRGEGILRRNEKIGREAYRNGDRIRCYIKDVRREARGPQVFLSRTATEFMAELFKMEVPEIYDGIIEIRAVARDPGSRAKIAVISYDNSIDPVGACVGMRGSRVQAVVNELQGEKIDIIPWSEDMPTFLVNALQPAEVTKVVLDEEAERIEVVVPDEQLSLAIGRRGQNVRLASQLTGLDIDILTEEEESKRRQAEFEERTKLFMDTLDLDEFFAQLLVAEGFTSLEEVAYVEVDELLVIDGVDEATAEELQARARDYLEEQNRKALEKARELGVEDKLVEFDGLTPQMLVALGEDGVKTLEDFATCADWELAGGWTTVNGERVKDEGLLEPFEVSLEEAQNMVMTARLQLGWVTIEELEEKAAAEAAEAAADTEEAGA; from the coding sequence ATGGCCATCACATCGGCAAACCAGTTGGAACTGTTGCAGACGGCCGAGGCCGTCGCGCGCGAAAAGATGATCGACCCGGGTCTCGTGATCGAGGCCATGGAAGAAAGCCTCGCCCGCGCCGCCAAGTCGCGCTACGGGGCCGAACTGGATATCCGTGTCTCGATCGACCGCAAGACGGGCAAGGCCACCTTCACCCGCGTGCGCACCGTGGTCGAGGATGACGAGGTCGAGAATGAAAAGGCGGAATTGACGGTCGAACAGGCCCGCCCCTACCTGGACGACCCCAAGGTCGGCGACGTCATCGTCGACGAGGTTCCGCCGGTCGACATGGGCCGGATCGCCGCGCAATCGGCGAAACAGGTCATTCTGCAAAAGGTCCGCGAGGCCGAGCGCGACCGCCAATACGAGGAATTCAAGGATCGCGCCGGCACGATCATCAACGGCACCGTCAAGCGCGAGGAATATGGCAACGTCATCGTCGATATCGGCCGTGGCGAGGGCATCCTGCGCCGCAATGAAAAGATCGGCCGCGAGGCGTATCGCAACGGCGACCGCATCCGCTGCTACATCAAGGATGTGCGCCGCGAGGCCCGCGGCCCGCAGGTCTTCCTGTCGCGCACCGCGACCGAATTCATGGCCGAGCTGTTCAAGATGGAAGTGCCCGAGATCTACGATGGCATCATCGAGATCCGCGCCGTCGCCCGCGACCCCGGTTCGCGCGCCAAGATCGCCGTGATCTCTTACGACAACAGCATCGACCCGGTCGGCGCCTGCGTCGGGATGCGCGGCAGCCGTGTACAGGCCGTCGTCAACGAACTTCAGGGCGAAAAGATCGACATCATCCCCTGGTCCGAGGATATGCCGACCTTCCTCGTGAATGCGTTGCAACCGGCCGAGGTGACCAAGGTCGTGCTCGACGAAGAGGCCGAGCGCATCGAAGTCGTCGTGCCCGACGAGCAGCTGTCGCTGGCCATCGGTCGCCGCGGCCAGAACGTGCGCCTTGCCAGCCAGTTGACCGGATTGGATATCGACATCCTCACCGAGGAAGAGGAATCCAAGCGCCGTCAGGCCGAATTCGAAGAGCGTACCAAACTGTTCATGGACACGCTGGACCTCGACGAATTCTTTGCGCAGCTTCTGGTCGCCGAAGGGTTCACCTCGCTCGAGGAAGTCGCCTATGTCGAGGTTGACGAGCTGTTGGTCATCGACGGCGTCGACGAGGCCACCGCCGAGGAATTGCAGGCCCGCGCCCGCGATTACCTCGAGGAACAGAACCGCAAGGCGCTGGAAAAGGCTCGCGAACTGGGCGTCGAGGACAAGCTGGTTGAATTCGATGGCCTGACCCCCCAGATGCTGGTGGCGCTTGGCGAAGACGGCGTGAAGACGCTGGAAGACTTCGCAACTTGCGCCGACTGGGAGCTGGCCGGAGGCTGGACCACGGTCAACGGCGAACGTGTCAAGGACGAGGGCCTGCTGGAACCCTTCGAGGTCAGCCTAGAGGAAGCTCAGAACATGGTCATGACGGCCCGCCTGCAACTGGGCTGGGTCACCATCGAGGAACTCGAGGAAAAAGCCGCCGCCGAAGCGGCCGAGGCCGCCGCGGATACCGAGGAGGCCGGGGCCTAA
- a CDS encoding I78 family peptidase inhibitor yields MRLLPILMASLLPTIAFANGDPARGGDTAADTCGAAQYAHLLGQPHEEAEALTFDGPVRIFSNSQPVTMDYLPHRINFQYDESGMIRRIYCG; encoded by the coding sequence ATGCGTCTGTTGCCGATCCTGATGGCGTCGCTGTTGCCGACCATCGCCTTTGCCAATGGCGATCCGGCACGTGGTGGCGACACCGCCGCCGATACATGCGGGGCCGCGCAATATGCGCATCTGCTCGGTCAACCCCATGAGGAGGCCGAGGCCCTGACATTCGACGGGCCGGTGCGGATCTTTTCGAACAGCCAGCCGGTGACGATGGACTACCTGCCCCACCGCATCAATTTCCAATATGATGAAAGCGGCATGATCCGCCGTATCTACTGCGGCTGA
- a CDS encoding S-(hydroxymethyl)glutathione dehydrogenase/class III alcohol dehydrogenase, producing MRTRAAVAVEAGKPLEIMDVNLEGPKTGEVLVEIKATGLCHTDDFTLSGADPEGLFPAILGHEGAGVVLEVGEGVTSVAPGDHVIPLYTPECRECEYCLNPKTNLCQAIRSTQGQGLMPDGTSRFSMLDGTPILHYMGCSTFANHTVLPEIAVAKINPDAPFDKVCYIGCGVTTGIGAVINTAKVEIGSRAIVFGLGGIGLNVIQGLRMAGADQIVGVDINDGKSQMARHFGMTDFVNPTDVQGDLVAHLVELTNGGADYTFDATGNVQVMRAALESAHKGWGESIIIGVAPAGAEISTRPFQLVTGRSWRGTAFGGARGRTDVPKIVDWYMEGKIEIDPMITHTMPLEDINKGFDLMHSGESIRSVVVY from the coding sequence ATGCGCACACGTGCCGCCGTCGCAGTCGAAGCGGGCAAACCGCTGGAAATCATGGACGTCAATCTCGAGGGGCCCAAGACGGGCGAGGTGCTGGTCGAAATCAAGGCCACGGGCCTGTGCCACACCGATGATTTCACCCTGTCCGGTGCCGACCCCGAGGGGCTTTTCCCGGCGATCCTAGGCCATGAGGGGGCGGGCGTCGTGCTGGAGGTGGGCGAAGGCGTGACCAGCGTGGCGCCGGGCGATCATGTCATCCCCCTCTACACGCCCGAGTGCCGCGAATGCGAATACTGCCTGAACCCCAAGACCAACCTGTGCCAGGCGATCCGTTCCACCCAGGGTCAGGGCCTGATGCCGGACGGAACCAGCCGGTTCTCGATGCTCGATGGCACGCCGATCCTGCATTACATGGGCTGTTCGACCTTCGCGAACCACACGGTCCTGCCCGAGATTGCCGTGGCCAAGATCAACCCGGACGCGCCGTTCGACAAGGTGTGCTATATCGGCTGCGGCGTGACCACCGGGATCGGCGCGGTGATCAACACCGCCAAGGTCGAGATCGGCAGCCGCGCCATTGTCTTCGGGCTGGGCGGGATCGGGTTGAACGTGATCCAGGGTCTGCGCATGGCGGGGGCCGACCAGATCGTCGGTGTGGACATCAACGACGGCAAAAGCCAGATGGCGCGGCATTTCGGAATGACCGATTTCGTCAATCCGACCGATGTGCAGGGCGATCTGGTCGCGCATCTGGTCGAACTGACCAATGGCGGGGCCGATTACACCTTTGATGCCACCGGCAATGTGCAGGTGATGCGCGCGGCGCTGGAATCGGCGCACAAGGGCTGGGGTGAGTCGATCATCATCGGCGTGGCGCCGGCCGGCGCCGAGATCAGCACGCGCCCTTTCCAGTTGGTGACCGGACGCAGCTGGCGCGGAACGGCCTTTGGCGGGGCGCGCGGGCGCACCGACGTGCCGAAAATCGTCGATTGGTACATGGAGGGAAAGATCGAGATCGATCCGATGATCACCCACACCATGCCGCTGGAGGATATCAACAAGGGATTTGACCTGATGCATTCCGGAGAGTCGATTCGCTCCGTTGTGGTCTATTGA
- a CDS encoding GNAT family N-acetyltransferase: protein MPDDTLTIRCAPSDLSEGDKAALADLLLPVFRAGDTYTVDPDIDATGAVAVWTAPGKTVFLAEDAQARVLGTYYIRRNQDGGGAHVCNCGYVTSPAAQGKGIARAMLHHSIETARAMGYRAMQYNFVVSTNTRAIETWEKAGFQTVGRLPQAFHHPTAGYVDALVMMKDLRAEAG, encoded by the coding sequence TTGCCCGACGACACCCTGACAATCCGATGCGCGCCCTCGGACCTGTCCGAGGGCGACAAGGCCGCACTGGCAGACCTGCTGCTGCCCGTGTTCCGCGCCGGCGACACCTATACCGTCGATCCTGACATCGATGCGACCGGCGCGGTTGCGGTCTGGACCGCGCCCGGCAAAACCGTGTTTCTGGCAGAGGATGCACAGGCGCGGGTCCTGGGCACTTACTACATTCGCAGAAACCAGGATGGGGGCGGCGCGCATGTCTGCAACTGCGGCTATGTCACGTCACCTGCCGCGCAGGGCAAGGGCATTGCGCGGGCGATGCTGCATCATTCGATCGAGACGGCGCGCGCCATGGGCTATCGCGCCATGCAATACAATTTCGTGGTTTCGACGAACACACGGGCCATCGAGACCTGGGAAAAAGCCGGGTTTCAAACCGTCGGGCGATTGCCGCAGGCCTTTCATCACCCGACGGCGGGGTATGTGGATGCCCTCGTCATGATGAAGGACCTGAGGGCCGAGGCCGGATGA
- a CDS encoding NYN domain-containing protein gives MPNDTPLLAVLIDADNTSHKHAKAIFDEIAGFGEASVRRIYGDFSSTHMKGWSNVQAEFGIVPHHQPANTVGKNASDIALVIDAMDLMHSGRFDGFVLVSSDSDFTRLASRIREQGLDVYGIGQKKTPEAFRKTCKRFIFVENIIGSDEAGSQTQDKPSGDKRPIAEARDLIYRAMEGIGQEDDWYSLGQLGQYMTSANPDFDTRTYGKRKLSDLVQTIRTLEVKRGQGNQLLVRRID, from the coding sequence ATGCCCAATGATACGCCGCTGCTTGCGGTCCTGATCGATGCCGACAACACCAGCCATAAACACGCCAAGGCGATCTTTGACGAGATTGCCGGGTTCGGCGAGGCCAGCGTCCGGCGCATTTACGGGGATTTCAGCTCGACCCACATGAAGGGCTGGTCGAACGTGCAGGCCGAGTTCGGGATCGTGCCGCACCACCAGCCCGCCAATACCGTGGGCAAGAACGCCAGCGACATCGCGTTGGTGATCGATGCAATGGATCTGATGCATTCCGGGCGCTTCGACGGGTTTGTCCTGGTCAGTTCGGACAGCGACTTTACCCGCCTGGCCAGCCGTATCCGCGAACAGGGGCTCGACGTGTACGGGATCGGCCAGAAGAAGACGCCCGAGGCGTTTCGCAAGACCTGCAAGCGGTTCATCTTCGTGGAAAACATCATCGGCTCGGACGAGGCCGGATCGCAGACTCAGGACAAGCCATCTGGCGACAAGCGCCCCATCGCCGAGGCGCGCGACCTGATCTATCGCGCGATGGAGGGGATCGGACAGGAGGATGACTGGTATTCCCTGGGCCAGTTGGGCCAGTACATGACCAGCGCCAATCCCGATTTCGACACCCGGACCTATGGAAAGCGCAAGTTGAGCGACCTTGTCCAGACGATCAGGACGCTCGAGGTCAAACGCGGTCAGGGCAACCAATTGCTGGTGCGCCGGATCGACTAA
- a CDS encoding DUF1330 domain-containing protein encodes MLIGPEEDLWDLAFSAEYPSVDAFVSMLRDPDYRKAVRHRQAAVADSRLIRMAPGTPGGAFGEMPD; translated from the coding sequence GTGCTGATCGGCCCAGAAGAAGACCTTTGGGATCTCGCCTTTAGCGCGGAATACCCCAGCGTCGACGCCTTTGTCTCGATGCTGCGCGATCCAGACTATCGCAAGGCCGTGCGCCATCGTCAGGCCGCGGTCGCGGATTCGCGCCTGATCCGGATGGCGCCGGGCACCCCCGGTGGTGCCTTTGGCGAAATGCCGGATTAG
- a CDS encoding TetR/AcrR family transcriptional regulator, translating to MDVEGQVKKGRKFDQVLEGARAVFMREGFEGASVDEIARDAGVSKATLYSYFPDKQHLFIAVLQAECDQQSEIEFVIAGSDMPVPDALRLICRTLVSFVLSDVGQDIFRVCVAEAQRFPELGHAFYESGPHRWNRKIAQFLESPAAQAMLDIEDSNLAADQLAQLCRTDLMLKKVFGIQTEVHDADIERITNEACETFLARYRRA from the coding sequence ATGGACGTCGAAGGGCAGGTCAAGAAGGGCCGAAAATTCGATCAGGTGCTCGAAGGCGCCCGCGCGGTGTTCATGCGCGAGGGGTTCGAGGGCGCAAGCGTCGATGAAATCGCCCGCGATGCCGGCGTATCCAAGGCGACGCTCTACAGTTACTTTCCCGACAAGCAGCACCTGTTCATCGCCGTGCTGCAAGCTGAGTGCGACCAGCAATCAGAAATCGAATTCGTGATTGCCGGATCGGATATGCCGGTGCCCGACGCGCTGCGCCTGATCTGCCGGACACTGGTCAGCTTTGTCCTTTCGGATGTCGGGCAGGATATCTTTCGCGTCTGCGTGGCCGAGGCCCAGCGCTTTCCCGAACTTGGCCACGCCTTCTACGAAAGCGGCCCACATCGCTGGAACCGAAAGATCGCGCAGTTTCTGGAAAGCCCCGCCGCACAGGCCATGCTGGATATCGAGGACAGCAACCTGGCGGCCGACCAACTGGCACAGCTTTGCCGCACGGACCTGATGTTGAAGAAGGTTTTCGGCATTCAAACCGAAGTGCATGACGCCGATATCGAGCGGATCACGAACGAGGCCTGCGAGACCTTTCTGGCCCGGTATCGGAGGGCCTGA
- a CDS encoding AEC family transporter, whose product MVEIFLKTLPFFALIALGFQACRTGFFTAEAAAYLTKFVFYFALSAMLFRFAANLSLAEIFDWWFVAAYLWGCFVVYLLATAVAMLHRRPVAEAAVEAQCAVIGNTGFLGVPMLVVLLGEAAAGPVLMVLTLDLVVFSSLIVILVTGSREGRVRLSTLKTVGLGLLKNPMIVSIVLGLAWSSTGWDVPGPINEFLAILGAAATPGALFAIGASLAGKSAERMSVAGWLSFCKLVLHPAAVALAALVLFPVDIFDAAVMIAAASLPVAGNVYILAQHYGVAPQRVSTAILVSTAISILTVSVIIGWVSQMAGITLGG is encoded by the coding sequence ATGGTCGAGATCTTTCTCAAGACATTGCCGTTCTTTGCGCTGATCGCATTGGGGTTTCAGGCCTGTCGTACCGGGTTCTTCACGGCCGAGGCCGCCGCCTACCTGACCAAATTCGTGTTCTACTTTGCGTTGTCGGCCATGCTGTTCCGCTTTGCCGCGAACCTGTCGCTGGCCGAGATTTTCGACTGGTGGTTCGTGGCGGCGTATCTTTGGGGATGTTTCGTCGTTTACCTACTGGCCACGGCGGTCGCGATGCTGCACCGCAGGCCAGTGGCCGAGGCCGCGGTCGAGGCACAATGCGCGGTGATCGGCAATACGGGCTTTCTCGGGGTGCCCATGCTGGTTGTGCTGTTGGGCGAGGCGGCGGCGGGCCCTGTCCTGATGGTTCTGACGCTGGATCTGGTTGTCTTCTCCAGCCTGATCGTGATCCTCGTCACCGGAAGTCGCGAAGGCCGCGTGCGTCTGTCGACCCTGAAAACGGTTGGTCTGGGCCTGCTGAAAAACCCGATGATCGTGTCGATCGTCCTTGGCCTTGCCTGGTCGTCGACGGGATGGGACGTGCCCGGCCCGATCAACGAGTTCCTTGCCATCCTGGGGGCAGCGGCCACACCGGGCGCCTTGTTCGCGATCGGGGCCTCCTTGGCGGGTAAATCGGCGGAACGCATGTCGGTGGCGGGGTGGCTGAGCTTTTGCAAGCTGGTGCTGCACCCGGCGGCGGTTGCCCTCGCGGCGCTGGTGCTGTTCCCGGTCGACATCTTCGACGCGGCCGTGATGATCGCGGCGGCGTCCCTGCCCGTTGCGGGCAATGTATATATCCTGGCGCAGCATTACGGTGTCGCGCCGCAGCGGGTTTCGACGGCGATCCTGGTGTCGACGGCCATTTCGATCCTGACCGTCTCGGTCATCATCGGCTGGGTGTCGCAAATGGCAGGCATCACCCTGGGCGGTTGA
- the fghA gene encoding S-formylglutathione hydrolase gives METVSENRCFGGTQGVYRRPSDATGTDMTFGLFLPAEAQDGPVPVLWFLSGLTCTHENAMTKAGAQMWAAEQGIALVFPDTSPRGAGVPDDDAYDLGQGAGFYVNATQDPWAEHFQMWDYITEELPRVLFERFALDEARQGITGHSMGGHGALTIAMSFPDRFASVSAFAPICNPMESDWGRKQFTAYLGENTALWEAHDATVLMRQRGFPGPVLIDTGTADQFGDLLGTEALAEAMATRRQHATLRLQPGYDHSYYFISTFIEDHVAFHAEALYGVTQ, from the coding sequence ATGGAAACGGTTTCGGAAAATCGCTGTTTCGGTGGCACGCAAGGGGTCTATCGCCGGCCGTCGGACGCCACGGGCACCGACATGACCTTTGGCCTTTTTCTGCCGGCCGAGGCGCAGGACGGCCCGGTGCCGGTGTTGTGGTTCCTGTCCGGCCTGACCTGCACCCATGAAAACGCCATGACCAAGGCCGGCGCGCAGATGTGGGCGGCGGAACAGGGCATCGCGTTGGTCTTTCCCGACACCTCGCCACGGGGTGCGGGGGTGCCCGATGATGACGCCTACGACCTCGGGCAAGGCGCGGGGTTCTACGTCAACGCCACGCAAGACCCCTGGGCCGAGCATTTCCAGATGTGGGACTACATCACCGAGGAATTGCCCCGTGTCCTGTTCGAGCGTTTCGCGCTGGACGAGGCGCGGCAGGGCATCACCGGGCATTCCATGGGCGGGCATGGCGCACTGACCATCGCGATGAGCTTTCCGGACCGATTTGCCAGCGTCTCGGCCTTTGCCCCGATCTGCAATCCGATGGAGAGCGATTGGGGCCGCAAGCAGTTCACCGCCTACCTTGGAGAGAACACGGCCTTGTGGGAGGCCCATGACGCCACTGTGCTGATGCGCCAGCGGGGCTTTCCCGGCCCGGTTCTGATCGATACCGGCACGGCGGACCAGTTCGGCGACCTGCTCGGGACCGAGGCATTGGCCGAGGCCATGGCCACACGCAGGCAACACGCGACGTTGCGGCTGCAACCGGGGTACGATCACAGCTACTATTTCATCTCGACCTTCATCGAAGACCATGTCGCGTTTCATGCCGAGGCGCTTTATGGGGTCACGCAATGA
- a CDS encoding HAD family hydrolase — translation MTPDAVIFDIGNVLIEWAPERYYDRVYGVDRRKALFAEVDLDGMNTSVDLGAPFRDLVYETAEAHPTWRAEIRDWHDNWIELAKPAIEHSVTLMRRLRSKGVAVHCLTNFGVESYAYAQTQYDFLNEFDVEFVSGRLKVIKPDPRIYEIVEEDLGVAPDAILFTDDREDNVATARARGWQAHHFDGPSGWAARLVAAGLLTEEEAKP, via the coding sequence ATGACCCCCGACGCGGTGATCTTCGATATCGGGAACGTCCTGATCGAATGGGCACCAGAACGCTATTACGACCGTGTTTATGGCGTCGACCGACGAAAGGCCCTGTTCGCCGAGGTCGATCTGGACGGAATGAACACAAGTGTCGATCTGGGCGCGCCGTTTCGCGACCTGGTCTATGAAACGGCCGAGGCGCATCCGACCTGGCGGGCCGAGATCCGCGACTGGCACGACAACTGGATCGAGCTTGCCAAGCCTGCGATCGAGCACTCGGTCACGCTGATGCGCCGCCTGCGCAGCAAGGGCGTTGCGGTGCATTGCCTGACGAATTTCGGGGTCGAAAGCTATGCCTATGCCCAGACACAGTACGATTTTCTCAACGAGTTCGACGTCGAGTTCGTCTCAGGCCGGCTAAAAGTGATCAAACCCGACCCGCGGATCTATGAAATCGTTGAGGAGGACCTGGGCGTCGCACCCGACGCGATCCTGTTTACCGATGACCGAGAGGACAACGTCGCCACCGCCCGGGCGCGCGGCTGGCAGGCACATCATTTCGATGGCCCATCGGGCTGGGCCGCGCGGCTGGTCGCTGCGGGACTGTTGACCGAGGAGGAGGCAAAGCCATGA